From Callithrix jacchus isolate 240 chromosome 15, calJac240_pri, whole genome shotgun sequence, one genomic window encodes:
- the RNF123 gene encoding E3 ubiquitin-protein ligase RNF123 isoform X1: protein MASKGAGMSFSRKSYRLTSDAEKSRVTGIVQEKLLNDYLNRIFSSSDHAPPAATSRKPLNFQNLPEHLDLLLQVDDEEEESQGQVEGRLGPSTVVLDHTGGFEGLLLVDDDLLGVIGHSNFGTIRSTTCVYKGKWVYEVLISSQGLMQIGWCTISCRFNQEEGVGDTHNSYAYDGNRVRKWNVTTTNYGKAWAAGDIVSCLIDLDDGTLSFCLNGVSLGTAFENLSRGLGMAYFPAISLSFKESVAFNFGSRPLRYPVAGYRPLQDPPSADLVRAQRLLGCFRAVLSVELDPMEGQLLDKESSEWRLRGQPTVLLTLAHIFHHFAPLLRKVYLVEAVLMSFLLGIVEKGTRAQAQSVVHQVLDLLWLFMEDYEVQDCLKQLMMSLLRLYRFSPIVPDLGLQIHYLRLTIAILRHEKSRKFLLSNVLFDVLRSVVFFYIKSPLRVEEAGLQELIPTTWWPHRSNKEGKESSEMKEETAEERLRRRAYERGCQRLKKRIEVVEELQVQILKLLLDNKDGNGGEASRYIFLTKFRKFLQENASGRGNMPMLCPPEYMVCFLHRLISALRYYWDEYKASNPHASYSEEAYIPPQVFYNGKVDYFDMQRLGGLLSHLRKTLKDDLASKANIVIDPLELQATTMDDLDEDEEPAPAMAQRPMQTLAVGGSLPLPRPSWLSSPTLGRANRFLSTAAVSLMTPRRPLSTSEKVKVRTLSVEQRTREDIEGSHWNEGLLLGRPPEEPEQPLTENSLLEVLDGVVMMYNLSVHQQLGKMVGVSDDVNEYAVALRDTEDKLRRCPEWRKDIFAELTKSQKVFSEKLDHLSRRLAWVHATVYSQEKMLDIYWLLRVCLRTIEHGDRTGSLFAFMPEFYLSVAINSYSALKNYFGSVHSMEELPGYEETLTRLAAILAKHFADTRIVGTDIRDSLMQALASYVCYPHSLRAVERIPEEQRIAMVRNLLAPYEQRPWAQTNWILVRLWRGCGFGYRYTRLPHLLKTKLEDANLPSLQKPCPSTLLQRHMADLLRQGPDVAPSFLNSVLNQLNWAFSEFIGMIQEIQQAAERLERNFVDSRQLKVCATCFDLSVSLLRVLEMTITLVPEIFLDWTRPTSEMLLRRLAQLLNQVLNRVTAERNLFDRVVTLRLPGLESVDHYPILVAVTGILVQLLVRGPASERERATSVLLADPCFQLRSICYLLGQPDPPAPGTTLPAPDRKHFSLQSYADYISADELAQVEQMLAHLTSASAQAAAASLPTSEEDLCPICYAHPISAVFQPCGHKSCKACINQHLMNNKDCFFCKATIVSVEDWEKAASTSTTSSAA, encoded by the exons ATGGCATCCAAGGGGGCCGGCATGTCTTTCTCCCGCAAGAGCTATAGGCTGACCTCAGATGCTGAGAAATCCAGGGTCACAG GCATTGTGCAGGAGAAGCTGCTGAATGACTACCTGAACCGCATCTTTTCCTCTTCTGACCATGCACCCCCAGCAGCCACCAGCAG GAAACCCCTGAACTTCCAGAACCTGCCAGAACATTTGGACCTGCTGCTACAAGTGGACGATGAGGAAGAGGAAAGCCAGG GACAGGTTGAAGGGCGTCTTGGCCCATCCACTGTGGTCCTGGATCACACAGGCGGCTTTGAGGGGCTTCTCCTGGTAGATGATGACCTGCTGGGG GTGATTGGACACAGCAACTTTGGCACCATCCGCTCTACCACATGCGTGTACAAAG GGAAATGGGTCTACGAGGTCCTCATCTCCTCCCAGGGGCTCATGCAGATTGGCTGGTGCACCATCAGCTGCCGCTTCAACCAGGAG GAGGGGGTTGGAGATACACACAACTCCTATGCCTATGATGGCAACCGTGTGCGCAAGTGGAACGTGACCACAACGAATTATGGCAAG GCGTGGGCAGCGGGGGACATCGTCAGCTGTCTGATTGACCTGGATGATGGCACGCTGTCCTTCTGCCT GAATGGTGTATCACTGGGCACTGCCTTCGAGAACCTATCCCGGGGCCTGGGCATGGCCTACTTCCCAGCCATCAGCCTTTCTTTCAAGGAGTCTGTGGCCTTCAACTTTGGCAGCCGTCCTCTGCG CTACCCAGTGGCGGGCTACCGGCCCCTGCAGGACCCACCTAGTGCTGACCTGGTGCGGGCACAGAGGTTGCTGGGCTGCTTTCGGGCAGTGCTGAGTGTGGAGCTGGACCCCATG GAAGGGCAGCTGTTGGACAAGGAGAGCTCCGAGTGGCGGTTGCGGGGCCAGCCCACTGTCCTCCTCACACTGGCCCACATCTTCCATCACTTTGCACCGCTCCTG CGCAAGGTGTACCTGGTGGAGGCTGTGCTCATGAGCTTCCTGCTGGGCATCGTGGAGAAGGGCACACGCGCACAGGCACAGTCCGTGGTGCACCAGGTCCTGGACCTCTTGTGGCTCTTCATGGAG GACTACGAGGTACAAGATTGCCTCAAGCAGTTGATGATGTCTCTGCTTCGGCTGTACCGGTTCTCACCCATCGTCCCAGACCTGGGCCTACAG ATCCATTACCTACGGCTCACTATCGCCATCCTGAGGCATGAGAAGTCCCGCAAGTTTCTGCTTAGCAACGTCCT CTTCGACGTGCTCCGTTCCGTCGTGTTCTTTTACATCAAGAGCCCCCTGCGTGTGGAGGAAGCTGGCCTGCAGGAGCTCATTCCCACCACCTGGTGGCCCCACCGCTCCAATAAGGAG GGCAAAGAGAGCTCAGAGATGAAGGAGGAGACAGCAGAGGAGCGGCTGCGGCGGCGAGCCTACGAACGGGGCTGCCAGCGGCTCAAGAAGCGTATTGAAG TGGTGGAAGAACTACAGGTCCAGATTCTGAAGCTGCTGCTGGACAATAAAGATGGCAACGGG GGCGAAGCTTCTAGGTACATCTTCCTGACCAAGTTTCGAAAGTTTCTGCAGGAGAATGCGAGTGGCCGCGGG AACATGCCCATGCTCTGCCCCCCTGAGTACATGGTCTGCTTCTTACACCGACTGATCTCTGCCCTGCGATACTATTGGGATGAGTACAAGGCTTCCAATCCCCATGCTTCCTACAGTGAGG AGGCCTACATCCCTCCCCAGGTCTTCTATAATGGCAAGGTGGACTACTTTGACATGCAGCGCCTGGGGGGCCTCCTCTCCCACCTGCGGAAGACCCTCAAAG ATGACCTTGCTTCCAAAGCCAACATTGTGATCGACCCACTGGAGCTCCAGGCAACCACCATGGATGACTTGGACGAGGATGAGGAGCCAGCCCCAGCTATGGCCCAG CGCCCCATGCAGACCCTGGCTGTTGGGGGGTCACTGCCCCTGCCCCGGCCCAGCTGGCTCAGTTCTCCAACCTTGGGCCGAGCCAACCGCTTCCTCAGCACAGCAGCCGTGAGCCTCATGACCCCACGGCGTCCTCTGAGTACCTCAGAGAAAGTGAAGGTCCGCACACTGAGCGTGGAGCAGAGGACCCGTGAGGACA TTGAAGGCAGCCACTGGAATGAGGGCCTGCTGCTGGGGCGGCCCCCCGAGGAGCCTGAGCAGCCCCTCACCGAGAACTCGCTGCTGGAAGTCCTGGATGGGGTGGTCATGATGTACAACCTCAGCGTGCACCAGCAGCTGGGCAAG ATGGTGGGTGTCTCCGATGATGTGAATGAATACGCTGTGGCTCTGAGGGACACAGAGGACAAGCTCCGCCGGTGCCCTGAGTGG AGGAAGGATATTTTTGCAGAGTTGACCAAGAGCCAGAAGGTTTTCTCAGAAAAGCTGGACCACCTGAGCCGCCGTCTTGCCTGGGTCCATGCCACTGTCTACTCCCAG GAGAAGATGCTGGACATCTACTGGCTGCTGCGCGTCTGCCTGCGGACCATTGAGCACGGCGATCGCACGGGGTCTCTCTTCGCCTTCATGCCCGAGTTCTACCTGAGTGTGGCCATCAACAGCTACAGTGCTCTCAAGAATTACTTTGGCTCTGTGCACAGCATGGAGGAGCTCCCAG GCTATGAAGAGACCCTGACCCGCCTGGCTGCCATTCTTGCCAAACACTTTGCAGACACACGCATCGTGGGCACTG ACATACGAGACTCGCTGATGCAGGCTCTGGCCAGCTACGTGTGCTACCCACACTCCCTGCGGGCTGTGGAGCGAATCCCTGAGGAGCA GCGTATTGCCATGGTAAGGAACCTCCTGGCTCCCTATGAACAGCGGCCCTGGGCCCAGACCAACTGGATCCTGGTGCGGCTCTGGAGG GGCTGTGGCTTTGGGTACCGCTATACACGGCTGCCACATCTGCTGAAAACCAAACTTGAGGACGCCAATTTGCCCAGCCTCCAGA AGCCCTGCCCCTCCACCCTGCTGCAGCGGCACATGGCAGACCTCCTGCGGCAGGGTCCTGATGTGGCGCCCAGCTTCCTCAACAGTGTCCTGAACCAGCTCAACTGGGCCTTCTCTGAATTCATTGGCATGATCCAGGAG ATCCAGCAGGCTGCTGAGCGCCTGGAGCGGAACTTTGTGGATAGCCGGCAGCTCAAGGTTTGtgccacctgctttgacctctcGGTCAGCCTGCTGCGTGTCTTGGAGATGACCATCACACTGGTGCCTGAGATATTTCTCGACTGGACCCGGCCTACCTCTGAGATGCTGCTGCGGCGTCTTGCACAG CTGCTAAACCAGGTGCTGAACCGGGTGACAGCTGAGAGGAACCTGTTTGATCGTGTGGTCACCCTACGGCTGCCTG gTCTAGAGAGCGTGGACCACTACCCCATTCTGGTGGCAGTGACGGGCATCCTGGTCCAGCTCCTGGTGCGTGGCCCAGCTTCAGA GAGAGAACGAGCCACATCAGTGCTCCTGGCAGATCCCTGCTTCCAGCTCCGTTCAATATGCTATCTCCTGGGACAGCCAGACCCCCCAGCACCTGGCACTACCCTGCCAGCCCCTGACCGGAAGCACTTCtccctgcagagct ATGCAGATTATATCAGTGCTGACGAGCTGGCCCAGGTGGAACAGATGCTGGCGCACCTGACCTCTGCATCTGCCCAGGCAGCAGCTGCCTCCCTG CCCACCAGTGAGGAGGACCTCTGCCCCATCTGCTATGCCCACCCCATCTCTGCTGTGTTCCAGCCCTGTGGCCACAAGTCCTGCAA AGCCTGCATCAACCAACACCTGATGAACAACAAGGACTGCTTCTTCTGCAAAGCCACCATCGTGTCTGTCGAGGACTGGGAGAAGGCAGCCAGTACAAGCACTACCTCCTCAGCTGCTTAG
- the RNF123 gene encoding E3 ubiquitin-protein ligase RNF123 isoform X2, producing the protein MASKGAGMSFSRKSYRLTSDAEKSRVTGIVQEKLLNDYLNRIFSSSDHAPPAATSRKPLNFQNLPEHLDLLLQVDDEEEESQGQVEGRLGPSTVVLDHTGGFEGLLLVDDDLLGVIGHSNFGTIRSTTCVYKGKWVYEVLISSQGLMQIGWCTISCRFNQEEGVGDTHNSYAYDGNRVRKWNVTTTNYGKAWAAGDIVSCLIDLDDGTLSFCLNGVSLGTAFENLSRGLGMAYFPAISLSFKESVAFNFGSRPLRYPVAGYRPLQDPPSADLVRAQRLLGCFRAVLSVELDPMEGQLLDKESSEWRLRGQPTVLLTLAHIFHHFAPLLRKVYLVEAVLMSFLLGIVEKGTRAQAQSVVHQVLDLLWLFMEDYEVQDCLKQLMMSLLRLYRFSPIVPDLGLQIHYLRLTIAILRHEKSRKFLLSNVLFDVLRSVVFFYIKSPLRVEEAGLQELIPTTWWPHRSNKEGKESSEMKEETAEERLRRRAYERGCQRLKKRIEVVEELQVQILKLLLDNKDGNGGEASRYIFLTKFRKFLQENASGRGNMPMLCPPEYMVCFLHRLISALRYYWDEYKASNPHASYSEEAYIPPQVFYNGKVDYFDMQRLGGLLSHLRKTLKDDLASKANIVIDPLELQATTMDDLDEDEEPAPAMAQRPMQTLAVGGSLPLPRPSWLSSPTLGRANRFLSTAAVSLMTPRRPLSTSEKVKVRTLSVEQRTREDIEGSHWNEGLLLGRPPEEPEQPLTENSLLEVLDGVVMMYNLSVHQQLGKRKDIFAELTKSQKVFSEKLDHLSRRLAWVHATVYSQEKMLDIYWLLRVCLRTIEHGDRTGSLFAFMPEFYLSVAINSYSALKNYFGSVHSMEELPGYEETLTRLAAILAKHFADTRIVGTDIRDSLMQALASYVCYPHSLRAVERIPEEQRIAMVRNLLAPYEQRPWAQTNWILVRLWRGCGFGYRYTRLPHLLKTKLEDANLPSLQKPCPSTLLQRHMADLLRQGPDVAPSFLNSVLNQLNWAFSEFIGMIQEIQQAAERLERNFVDSRQLKVCATCFDLSVSLLRVLEMTITLVPEIFLDWTRPTSEMLLRRLAQLLNQVLNRVTAERNLFDRVVTLRLPGLESVDHYPILVAVTGILVQLLVRGPASERERATSVLLADPCFQLRSICYLLGQPDPPAPGTTLPAPDRKHFSLQSYADYISADELAQVEQMLAHLTSASAQAAAASLPTSEEDLCPICYAHPISAVFQPCGHKSCKACINQHLMNNKDCFFCKATIVSVEDWEKAASTSTTSSAA; encoded by the exons ATGGCATCCAAGGGGGCCGGCATGTCTTTCTCCCGCAAGAGCTATAGGCTGACCTCAGATGCTGAGAAATCCAGGGTCACAG GCATTGTGCAGGAGAAGCTGCTGAATGACTACCTGAACCGCATCTTTTCCTCTTCTGACCATGCACCCCCAGCAGCCACCAGCAG GAAACCCCTGAACTTCCAGAACCTGCCAGAACATTTGGACCTGCTGCTACAAGTGGACGATGAGGAAGAGGAAAGCCAGG GACAGGTTGAAGGGCGTCTTGGCCCATCCACTGTGGTCCTGGATCACACAGGCGGCTTTGAGGGGCTTCTCCTGGTAGATGATGACCTGCTGGGG GTGATTGGACACAGCAACTTTGGCACCATCCGCTCTACCACATGCGTGTACAAAG GGAAATGGGTCTACGAGGTCCTCATCTCCTCCCAGGGGCTCATGCAGATTGGCTGGTGCACCATCAGCTGCCGCTTCAACCAGGAG GAGGGGGTTGGAGATACACACAACTCCTATGCCTATGATGGCAACCGTGTGCGCAAGTGGAACGTGACCACAACGAATTATGGCAAG GCGTGGGCAGCGGGGGACATCGTCAGCTGTCTGATTGACCTGGATGATGGCACGCTGTCCTTCTGCCT GAATGGTGTATCACTGGGCACTGCCTTCGAGAACCTATCCCGGGGCCTGGGCATGGCCTACTTCCCAGCCATCAGCCTTTCTTTCAAGGAGTCTGTGGCCTTCAACTTTGGCAGCCGTCCTCTGCG CTACCCAGTGGCGGGCTACCGGCCCCTGCAGGACCCACCTAGTGCTGACCTGGTGCGGGCACAGAGGTTGCTGGGCTGCTTTCGGGCAGTGCTGAGTGTGGAGCTGGACCCCATG GAAGGGCAGCTGTTGGACAAGGAGAGCTCCGAGTGGCGGTTGCGGGGCCAGCCCACTGTCCTCCTCACACTGGCCCACATCTTCCATCACTTTGCACCGCTCCTG CGCAAGGTGTACCTGGTGGAGGCTGTGCTCATGAGCTTCCTGCTGGGCATCGTGGAGAAGGGCACACGCGCACAGGCACAGTCCGTGGTGCACCAGGTCCTGGACCTCTTGTGGCTCTTCATGGAG GACTACGAGGTACAAGATTGCCTCAAGCAGTTGATGATGTCTCTGCTTCGGCTGTACCGGTTCTCACCCATCGTCCCAGACCTGGGCCTACAG ATCCATTACCTACGGCTCACTATCGCCATCCTGAGGCATGAGAAGTCCCGCAAGTTTCTGCTTAGCAACGTCCT CTTCGACGTGCTCCGTTCCGTCGTGTTCTTTTACATCAAGAGCCCCCTGCGTGTGGAGGAAGCTGGCCTGCAGGAGCTCATTCCCACCACCTGGTGGCCCCACCGCTCCAATAAGGAG GGCAAAGAGAGCTCAGAGATGAAGGAGGAGACAGCAGAGGAGCGGCTGCGGCGGCGAGCCTACGAACGGGGCTGCCAGCGGCTCAAGAAGCGTATTGAAG TGGTGGAAGAACTACAGGTCCAGATTCTGAAGCTGCTGCTGGACAATAAAGATGGCAACGGG GGCGAAGCTTCTAGGTACATCTTCCTGACCAAGTTTCGAAAGTTTCTGCAGGAGAATGCGAGTGGCCGCGGG AACATGCCCATGCTCTGCCCCCCTGAGTACATGGTCTGCTTCTTACACCGACTGATCTCTGCCCTGCGATACTATTGGGATGAGTACAAGGCTTCCAATCCCCATGCTTCCTACAGTGAGG AGGCCTACATCCCTCCCCAGGTCTTCTATAATGGCAAGGTGGACTACTTTGACATGCAGCGCCTGGGGGGCCTCCTCTCCCACCTGCGGAAGACCCTCAAAG ATGACCTTGCTTCCAAAGCCAACATTGTGATCGACCCACTGGAGCTCCAGGCAACCACCATGGATGACTTGGACGAGGATGAGGAGCCAGCCCCAGCTATGGCCCAG CGCCCCATGCAGACCCTGGCTGTTGGGGGGTCACTGCCCCTGCCCCGGCCCAGCTGGCTCAGTTCTCCAACCTTGGGCCGAGCCAACCGCTTCCTCAGCACAGCAGCCGTGAGCCTCATGACCCCACGGCGTCCTCTGAGTACCTCAGAGAAAGTGAAGGTCCGCACACTGAGCGTGGAGCAGAGGACCCGTGAGGACA TTGAAGGCAGCCACTGGAATGAGGGCCTGCTGCTGGGGCGGCCCCCCGAGGAGCCTGAGCAGCCCCTCACCGAGAACTCGCTGCTGGAAGTCCTGGATGGGGTGGTCATGATGTACAACCTCAGCGTGCACCAGCAGCTGGGCAAG AGGAAGGATATTTTTGCAGAGTTGACCAAGAGCCAGAAGGTTTTCTCAGAAAAGCTGGACCACCTGAGCCGCCGTCTTGCCTGGGTCCATGCCACTGTCTACTCCCAG GAGAAGATGCTGGACATCTACTGGCTGCTGCGCGTCTGCCTGCGGACCATTGAGCACGGCGATCGCACGGGGTCTCTCTTCGCCTTCATGCCCGAGTTCTACCTGAGTGTGGCCATCAACAGCTACAGTGCTCTCAAGAATTACTTTGGCTCTGTGCACAGCATGGAGGAGCTCCCAG GCTATGAAGAGACCCTGACCCGCCTGGCTGCCATTCTTGCCAAACACTTTGCAGACACACGCATCGTGGGCACTG ACATACGAGACTCGCTGATGCAGGCTCTGGCCAGCTACGTGTGCTACCCACACTCCCTGCGGGCTGTGGAGCGAATCCCTGAGGAGCA GCGTATTGCCATGGTAAGGAACCTCCTGGCTCCCTATGAACAGCGGCCCTGGGCCCAGACCAACTGGATCCTGGTGCGGCTCTGGAGG GGCTGTGGCTTTGGGTACCGCTATACACGGCTGCCACATCTGCTGAAAACCAAACTTGAGGACGCCAATTTGCCCAGCCTCCAGA AGCCCTGCCCCTCCACCCTGCTGCAGCGGCACATGGCAGACCTCCTGCGGCAGGGTCCTGATGTGGCGCCCAGCTTCCTCAACAGTGTCCTGAACCAGCTCAACTGGGCCTTCTCTGAATTCATTGGCATGATCCAGGAG ATCCAGCAGGCTGCTGAGCGCCTGGAGCGGAACTTTGTGGATAGCCGGCAGCTCAAGGTTTGtgccacctgctttgacctctcGGTCAGCCTGCTGCGTGTCTTGGAGATGACCATCACACTGGTGCCTGAGATATTTCTCGACTGGACCCGGCCTACCTCTGAGATGCTGCTGCGGCGTCTTGCACAG CTGCTAAACCAGGTGCTGAACCGGGTGACAGCTGAGAGGAACCTGTTTGATCGTGTGGTCACCCTACGGCTGCCTG gTCTAGAGAGCGTGGACCACTACCCCATTCTGGTGGCAGTGACGGGCATCCTGGTCCAGCTCCTGGTGCGTGGCCCAGCTTCAGA GAGAGAACGAGCCACATCAGTGCTCCTGGCAGATCCCTGCTTCCAGCTCCGTTCAATATGCTATCTCCTGGGACAGCCAGACCCCCCAGCACCTGGCACTACCCTGCCAGCCCCTGACCGGAAGCACTTCtccctgcagagct ATGCAGATTATATCAGTGCTGACGAGCTGGCCCAGGTGGAACAGATGCTGGCGCACCTGACCTCTGCATCTGCCCAGGCAGCAGCTGCCTCCCTG CCCACCAGTGAGGAGGACCTCTGCCCCATCTGCTATGCCCACCCCATCTCTGCTGTGTTCCAGCCCTGTGGCCACAAGTCCTGCAA AGCCTGCATCAACCAACACCTGATGAACAACAAGGACTGCTTCTTCTGCAAAGCCACCATCGTGTCTGTCGAGGACTGGGAGAAGGCAGCCAGTACAAGCACTACCTCCTCAGCTGCTTAG